ACCGCGGCCTATACCGCCGAGATTCTGCGCGGCGCATTGCTGGCCGTGCCCGCCGGACAAGTGGAAGCCGGGCTAGCCTGCGGCATGTCGCGCTGGCTGCTGCTGCGCCGCATTATTGCGCCGATCATGTTGCGCTATGCGCTGCCGGCGTACTCCACCGAAGCGATCCTGCTGGTGAAATCCACCGCGTTAGCCAGTCTGGTGACCGTTTGGGACGTGACCGGTGTGGCGCAGCAGATCATTCAACGCACCTATCGCACCATGGAAGTCTTTATCTGCGCGGCGGCCATCTACCTGATTCTCAACTTTATTATCGTCCAGCTGTACGGGCTGTTAGAGCGCCATCTGAGTGCGCAGCATCGTGCCGCAAAAAAGCCGTTGCCCGCCGTTAAACCGCTTGCCGGAGAGTAATATGCATCACACATCACCCGTTACCTTATCCGCCACCGATATCCATAAATCTTTTGGCGCGATGGAAGTTCTGAAAGGCATTTCGCTGCAGGCACATCAAGGCGATGTCATCTCAATTCTCGGTGCCAGCGGCTCGGGCAAAAGCACCTTGCTGCGCTGCATCAACCTGCTGGAAACGCCGGATGCCGGCGTGGTGAGCGTGGGCGGTGAAACCATTGAGATGAAGCGCCACGCGCGCGGTCATCAGCTGGCGGCCAACCCAAAACAGATTGAGCGCCTGCGTTCACGGCTGGGCATGGTGTTCCAGAGCTTTAATCTGTGGTCACACATGACGGTGCTGCAAAACGTCATCGAAGGCCCGCACTACGTATTGAAACGCGACAAAAAAAGCTGCATCGCGCAGGCGGAGCAGCTGCTCGATCGCGTGGGGTTGCTGAATCGCAAAGATTTCTATCCGGCGCAGCTGTCGGGCGGCCAGCAGCAGCGCGTAGCGATTGCCCGCGCGCTGGCAATGGATCCCGAAGTCATGCTGTTCGACGAACCGACCTCGGCGCTCGATCCGGAACTGGTGGGCGAAGTGCTGAAAGTGATGCGCAGCCTGGCAGAGGAGGGGCGCACCATGCTGGTGGTGACGCACGAAATGGGCTTTGCGCGCAACGTCTCCAATCGCGTGGTGTTTATGCATCAGGGCACTATTGATTGTCAGGGTGCGCCGGAAGAGATGTTTGGCGAGCAGGGATCGCCGCGCTTTAAGCAATTTATCTCCAGCCACCACGGTGTGGAGCAGCCAGCATGACCGTGGTGTGGGGCGATAGCCCACTAACATGGCAGGAACTGGTGCAGGTGGCACGCCACAATGCGGAGCTAAGCCTGAGCGTTAGCGCCTGGCAGCGCATTGCGCAAGGTCGCGCGATTGTCGATGAGATTGTGGCCAGCGGCCAGATTGCCTATGGCATCAATACCGGCTTGGGCGCGCTGTGTAATATCACGCTGCCGGAGGAGCAGCTTAGCCAGCTATCGCGTAATACGCTGCTGAGCCATGCCTGCGGCGTGGGTCAAGTGCTGACGCGTGAACAGGCGCGCGCCATTCTGTGTGCGGCCATTGCTAATTACAGCCACGGAAAATCCGGCGTGTCGGTGGCGCTGGTGCAGCATCTGCTGGCGCTGCTTAATCAGCAGATTACGCCGCAGGTGCCCGCGCAGGGATCGGTGGGCTATCTCAGCCATATGGCGCATATCGGCCTGGCGCTGATAGGGGTTGGCGAGGTTGAGTATCAAAACCAGATGATGCCCGCTGCGCAGGCGTTAACGCTGGCGGGTTTGCAACCCTATCGTCCGGGCGCTAAAGAGGGGCTGAGCCTGGTGAACGGTACGCCGTGCATGACGGGCTTGTCCTGCCTGGCGCTGGATGATGCCGCGCGTTTGCTCGATTGGGCGGATGTCACCGGTGCGATGAGTTTTGAGGCGCTGCGTGGACAGTTGGTGGCCTTTGACGCCGAAGTGATCGCGCTGAAAGCCAGCCCGGGCATGCAGCGCAGCGGTCAGCGCTTGCGTCAACTGCTGAGCGATAGTCCGCTGCTGGCGGCCAGCGTTGGCATTCGCACCCAGGATGCACTCAGCCTGCGTTCGATGCCGCAGGTGCACGGGGCCAGCCGCGATCAGTTCGATCACGCGGCGCGCCAGATCACCATTGAACTCAATGCCTGTACCGATAATCCGCTGGTGCTCGGCACAGCGGATAGCTGGCGCGTGGTGTCGCAGGCTAATCCGCACGGTGAATCGGTGGCGATGGCGGCGGATCTGCTGGCGATTGCGATGGCGGAAGTTGGCAGCATCGCCGAGCGACGCCTCGATCGCCTGGTCAATCCCCTGGTGAGCGGTTTACCGGCGTTTCTGGTGGCACAGCCGGGCGTTAACTCCGGCATGATGATTGCGCAGTATGTGGCGGCGTCGCTGTGCGCAGAGAATCGCCAGCTGGCGCAACCGGCGGTGCTGGATAACTATGTCACCTCGGGTTTGCAGGAAGATCATCTCAGCCTTGGCACCGGTGCGGCGCTCAAGCTGCTGAAGCTGCTGGGCAATGTGTGGCAGATTCTGGCAATTGAGTATCTGCTGGCGGCGCAGGCGCTGGATTTCCACGGCGAAGATCAGCTGGCGCAAGGCACGGCGCAGGCATTACGTCGCCTGCGCACCGTGGTGGCCAACTGGCAGGAAGATCGCTGGCTGGCCCCGGAAATTGCGCGCGCGGTTGAAGTGTTGAAAAGTTATCATCCGCGCTGAAAAAGCGCACTATCCGTAGCGGCACGATTTATCGCGCCTATTAATGGCAGCGCCGTGCCCATCCACACATTGCGCAATAAATTGCGCCGCTACGAAATGTGTCAGGCATTAACTGCGGCGGGCATCCGGGCGCACCAAATCAAAGCGCAGCTCCTCGCTGATGCCGTAATAGGCCGACGGACCACCGGCACGCAGGATCGGCTGCGCTTTGGCGGTTTGGTAGATGCCATTCTCCAGCAACGCCTCATCAATATGGATGGCGACGGCTTCACCCAGCACCAGCCAGCTATCAATCGGATGGCCTTGTGCATCCTGCAGTTGAATCAGCTGCGTCAACTTACACTCAAAATTCACCGGGCTTTCTGCCACCATGCTGACATTGACGTGTGACGCTGCCAATGGCGTTAATCCCGCCAGCGCAAACTCATCCTGATCGGACGGCACTGACGCGGAGCTCTCATTCATCGCTTCGGCCAGCGGACGCGTTGCCAGGTTCCAGACAAACTCTTTGGTCTCCGAGATATTTTGCACGCTGTCTTTCCAGCCGCTGCTGGCAAAACCAATAATCGGCGGATGATAATTGAAGCAGTTAAAGAAGCTGTACGGCGCCAGATTGCGCGTGCCGCTGGCGCTCTGTGAGCTGACCCAGCCAATCGGGCGTGGACCGACGATGGCATTCAGCGGATCGTGCGGCAAACCGTGTCCAGCGCGTGGCTGATAAGAGTAACGTTGACGTGTCATTTCTGCTCCCGGTGATGATCAAAGCTTTATCTTAGCCGGTTAGCTTAGAGCGCAATAGCCAGTAGTTGCGTACAACGCACGCATTGCTTCCCGTTGTTTACGTATTCGTAATACGGCTAGTATGACCTTTTGGCTGGTTGCAGGGAGTGGCAATGAAACATCCCGATTTAAACTTGTTAATTGCGCTGGATATTTTGCTGGAAGAGGGCAGTGTAGCGGCGGCTGCCCGGCGCATGAACCTCAGCGCACCGGCGATGAGCCGCACGCTCGGGCGGATTCGCGACACCCTGGGCGATCCGGTTTTTGTCCAGGCGGGACGCAAGCTGGTGCCCACGCCACGCGCGCTGGCGCTGCGTGAGCAGGTGCGTGCAGCGGTTGAACAGGCCACGCAGGTGCTCACGCAGGGCGAAAATGTGCCGCTGGTGGGGCTGGATCGCCGCTTCAATGTGCGCGCCAATGATACTTTCACCGGCTTCTATTCCGGGCGTTTGCTGGAAGTCATGGCGCAGGAGATGCCTCGCGCGCTGCTGCACTTTGCGCCGGAAGAGGATGATGTGGACGTGGAGCTACTGCGCAGCGGCCGCGTCGATCTGTTTATCAGCGCGGCGCGCCAGCTTGGTCCTGAAATTCGCGTGCAGCCGCTGTTTACCACCCGGTTTGTTGGGCTGGCGCGCCACGACCATCCGATTTTTGCTGGGGATATCTCCCCCGAACAGCTGACGCGCTGGGGACATATCAGCATTTCACGTCGCGGCAAAGCCACGGGACCGATTGATAGCGCACTGGAGCAGCAGGGATTGCAGCGTCAGATATCGCTGATTGTGGCCACACCCTATAGCGCGATCTTCGCCCTGCAGGATTCTAACCTGTTATTACCACTGCCGGAGCATCTGGCGCGCAGCGCGGTGAGTGCCGGCATGCGCGTGCGCACCTTTGAGCTGCCGGTGCCGCTCGAGACAGTGCTGTTAACGCAGGCCTGGCATCCGCGCTTCCAGCAGGATGCGGCACATCGCTGGTTGCGTCAGACCATCCGCCAGTTATGCAGCAACGACGGCTGAATATTGCTTAATCCGTGCGTTTGACGCACTCATCAATTTAACAATCGTCACTTTTACGCATGGATTCCTTTCCCTACAGTGAGCCCAACTTTCACGGTTGAGGATTCTCCATGCAGTCCCGCACTCTCTCATTTGCCCACCGGTTCGTGTCGCAGTGCGATTTAACCACGCCGCGCGCGACCTATATTCTGCGTTCGTTAATCGCCGCCAACCTGGCGCTGGTGGTGGCTTACGCGCTGGAACTGGACATGCCCTATTCGGCGGCGACCACCGTGTTGCTGGTGCTCAATCCGGTGCAGGGCGCGGTGCTGGGCAAAGGTAAATGGCGCCTGATCGGCACGCTGGTTGGCATGGTGGTGGCGCTGGCATTGATGGCCGCGTTTGCCCAGCTTCCGTGGCTATTTATGCTGGCAGAGAGCCTGTGGCTCGGCGTGTGCGTAATGGCGATGAGCGTGCTGCGCCACTTTCGCGCCTCGGGCGCGGCGGTGGCGGGTTACACCATTGGCCTGGCAACCCTTGGGGCGATGCAGCATCCCGATCTGGCTTTTGCACACGCGGTGGGCCGCGCCTCGACGGTGGCGATTGGGGTGGTGTCACTTGGGCTGGTGACGGCACTGTTTAGTCGCCGCACCTTAAGCAGCAAACTGGACGCGCTGCTGCTGCGTTTAACGCAGCAAACCGCCACGCTACTGGCTATGCAAGGCCCGCCGGCGGCCCAGCATCGACTGATGAGCGAAATCTACAGCGTTGACGATTTGCTGGCAGCAGCCCGCCAGGAGTCCGTCACGCTTGCGCAGCATAGCCGCTCCATCCAGCAAGCCATGGATGCGCTGGGTGAGATGGTGGCGAGCGGCGTCAGTCAGCCAGCGGCGATCTGGCAACGTGTCGCCGATGCGCTGGCGCAGGGCCGGGCGGGATTGCCTACGGCGCGGCATCTACTGCTAGACGCGCGTGCTGATGAAACGCAGCCTCAGACGCACATTGACGCCATGCAACGCGTAGTCCAGGTGCTTAGCTATCTGCCCTACACCTCTTCATCACCGCGCCTGGTCGCGCCGAGTTTTCATCGTGACTGGAGCGGTGCACGGCGCAATGGATTACGTGCCACCTTAACGCTACTGGCGGCATCGCTGCTGTGGTTGGGCAGCGGCTGGCCTGCGGGCGATATTATGCTGCTGATCATTGCGCCTTATTGCGCCTTGCTCTCCGCATCTCCTCAGCCTGCCGCCGGTGCACAACAGTTTTTGCGTGGCACGCTGTATGCGCTGCCGATGGCGCTGATCTGCGCCTTTCTGGTGCTGCCGTTGATTAATGGTCTACCGCTGTTGCTGCTGGTGCTGAGCCTGTTTTGGTTGCCGGGTATTTATGCCACCAGCTATCCGCAACATATTCTGAGCGGGTTGGCGTATCTGGTGGGGTTTAACACCTTAACGGCGGCCAGTAACCCCATGGTGTATGACGTTACGCAGTTTCTTAACTGGTCGCTGGCGTGGCTGACCGGCACGGCGTTAACGCTGCTGGCGTTTAAGTTGATGCCACGTAACCCGGCGCGTCATGTGCAGAGACTGCGGGCGCGGATTCGGCTCAACAGTCTGGCGTTGCTGGCGGGAAAAGCGGCGAAACCGCTGCGCTGGCAGCAACAGCAGCAGCATCGGCTGGCGCAACTGGGGGCGCTGCTGCGCACCCAACCGCAAGCACAGGATCTTGCGCTGCTGCAGGGCTTAGCCAGCCTGCAGCTGGGGCGTGAAGTGCTGCGTTTACGCGCGCTGGCAATCGATTCGCCGTGGCGATCGCAAATTGTCACGGCACAACAGCGTATTGCACGTCGCGCGGGTAACCCGCTCCAGGCGGCGAAGCACGCTCAACGCACGGCACGTTTGCTGCGCGGTGATGCGACTTTAGCGGCCGGTTTTAGCGCCCTCGCGCAGCTATTGCAGCAGCATGCTGACTACTTCTCGCCGCAGCAGGGAGGGGATGCGCATGTTAAGTGAAGTGTCGATTGCCGGCATCTATCTGCCGCCTTTCTTTATCTATCTCTGTGCCACTTTCCCGCTATTCCTTGCTGCACGTGCGCTGCTGGTGCGCTGTGGTGTGCTGCATTGGGTCTGGCATCCGGCGCTGTTCGAATTTGCTTTGTCTTTTCTCTTACTGGCGGTGTTAATTCTCTATGTCTGATTCAGTTTTCTCATGGAAGTCGTCCCTCAGGATGGTCATGACGCTGCTGGTGGTGGCCGTCGCAATCTGGCTGGCAATCGCTCTGTGGCGGGCCTACGTGCTGGCGCCCTGGACACGCGATGGTCGCGTCAGTGCGCAGGTGATTCGCATTGCCCCGGAGGTTTCCGGCACGGTGCAGACGGTGCCGGTGGCGGATAACCAGTTTGTGGCGCGCGGTACCACGCTGTTTGTGATTGATCCACTGCGCTTCCAGCTTGCGGTGGCACAGGCTGAAGCTCAGCTGCGGGAGGCCAACGCCACGCTGCAGCAAAAGCGCGATGAGGCGCAGCGGCGGCGGCAAATGGCGGCGCTGATGGCCGCTGAGGAGGTACAACGTGCGCGCGAGGCATTGCTGGTGGCGGAGGCGCAACAGCAGCAGGCGATCGCAGCGCTGGCTCTCTCGCAGCTCAATCTACAACGTGCCACGGTGCGCGCACCGGTGGATGGCTATGTAACCCATCTGCGCTTACAGGCGGGAGATTATGCGGTGGCAGGCACACCGGATGTGGCGCTGGTGGATGCGCACAGCTTCTGGGTTACCGGCTACTTCGAAGAAACCAAACTACACGCCATGCATATTGGCGATCGCGTTGATATTCATCTGATGGGCGACAGCCAAACGCTTAGCGGCCGCGTTGCCAGCTTTGGCCATGGCATCAGCGACACCAATCAGCAGGTGGATGAACAGGGTTTGCCCGGCGTAGAAGCCACCTTTAGCTGGATTCGCCTGGCGCAGCGCATTCCGGTGCGCATCGAACTCGAGGCGCTACCGCAGGATAAATTACTCACGGCTGGCATGAGCTGCAGCATTGCGGTGGCGGGTAACACGCGCGCCCGCGGACGTCTGACAGCGTTGCTGGCGCGCTGGCTTTAATCAATCAGGAGGTTGTATGTCGTTAAATCCCCAGGATTTTACCGTTTATGATATTCAGGCTTTTCCGCTGGTGTGCCTTAACCAGCAGGCCGTGCTGCCGGGTTACGCCAGCCAATGGGAAGCGGAGATGCTGGCGCTGCTACAGCAAGGGCGCCGTTTGTGGTGGTCTATGATCACATGCGCGTTGAAGAGACCGAGGCCGATCGGCGGCAACGCGGTGACTGGCTGATTCGCCATCGCCAACTGCTGAGTCAACGCTGCAAAGGAATGCTGAGTATTGAGAGTGAGGCGTCGCGCTGTGCGGAACTGCGTAAGATGCGCAAAATGTTCGGCATTCCGCATCAGGTGGTGAGTTCACGCACTTATGCCCTGGCGCAGATGCAGCAATGGCTGGCTCGCGCACAGAAATAATGGCAAAAAACGGCGGCTGATAATTTCTTTTACGCGCGCAGCGGGGTATCTTACGCCCGCGCTATTTTCCGGAGAAACTATGAACAAGCCAGCCGCCACGTCACCTTTCCATCCGCGTAACCGCCACCAGGGCCGTTATGATTTTGCTGCTCTGACCGCAGCCCATCCGCCGCTGGCGGTGAAAGTGCGTCCCAACGGCTACGGTGAGTTGTCGGTGGATTTCGCCGATCCTGAAGCGGTTATGCTGCTGAATCAGGCCCTGTTGAAACTGTTCTACAACCTTAACTGGCAGCTGCCGGCAGGCTACCTGACGCCGCCGGTTCCGGGCCGTGCTGATTACGTGCACGCGCTGGCCGATCTGCTGGCGAGCGACAACGGAGGCGTGATCCCGCGCGATTTAGATGTGATGGATATCGGCTGCGGCGCGAACTGCATCTATCCGCTGATTGGCAACGCCGAATATGGCTGGCGCTTCACCGGCACCGATATCACCGCCGAAGCGATTACTGCCGCAGGGCAGATTGTAGCGAGCAATCCGGGCTTGCAGCGCGGCGTGCGTTTGCGCCGTCAAAAGGATGCCGCTGCCATTTTCGCCGGCGTGGTGCACAAGAACGAACGCTATCATGCGGTGTTGTGTAACCCGCCGTTCCACTCCTCCGCGCAAGAAGCGGCCACTGTTGGCCAGCGCAAAACGCGTAATCTGGGCTTAGGCAAAAACGCACCGCTCAATTTTGGTGGTCATCACAGCGAACTGTGGTGCGATGGCGGCGAGCGCAAGTTCGTCGGTCAGATGATTGATGAAAGCGTGGCGCACTCAGACAACATTGTGTGGTTCACCTCGCTGGTGTCACGCAAAGAGAACTTGCCGGCGCTGCGTGACCAGTTGCGCGATCTGGACGCTTATGAAGTGCGCATCATCGAAATGGCGCAGGGGCAGAAGCAGAGCCGCTTTATCGCCTGGACGTTCCAGCCGCCAGCGACACGCGCTAAGCGGCTGAAACGCTGAGTTTATTGCGCTGGCGGTAGCGCCGGTAAACTGGCAGCGGACGTGATATCGCTGCCGGTTTGCATCACTTCCACCGTTTGGTGCGGTGCTTTAATGCCAGCCGCATCAAAATGCTTCTTCACCTTGTCGTCCAGCGCAAAGCGCACCGTCCACTGTTTCAGCGGCTGGGTGGTGAAGGAGACGCGCACGGTAAAGGATTGATTGGTTAAGCCCACCAGTCCTGCAAAGCTCGGCTCGCCAATCACCATGCCGCGAATGTCCGGATTCTCCAGCAGTTCCTGCACCGCACCTTGCAGCGTCGCGTTAACGCGTTCGGTGTCTTCACTGCGATCCACATCATAGTTGGCGACGAACGAGCCGATACCGCGCACAAAGTTGGCGAAAGTGGTGATCGATGACCACGGAATAATGTGATAGGCGCCGGTATCCTGGCGTACGCCCACCGAGCGAATGGACATGCGCTCCACTGTGCCAGTGATCGGGCCAATCGTTACCAGATCGCCGGTGTTCATGCCGTTCTCAAACTGGATAAAGATGCCAGTAATGATATCTTTCACCAGCGTTTGTGAGCCGAATGACACTGCCAGGCCGAGTGCACCGGCACCGGCCA
The sequence above is drawn from the Pantoea nemavictus genome and encodes:
- a CDS encoding DUF1656 domain-containing protein, coding for MLSEVSIAGIYLPPFFIYLCATFPLFLAARALLVRCGVLHWVWHPALFEFALSFLLLAVLILYV
- a CDS encoding flavin reductase family protein, yielding MTRQRYSYQPRAGHGLPHDPLNAIVGPRPIGWVSSQSASGTRNLAPYSFFNCFNYHPPIIGFASSGWKDSVQNISETKEFVWNLATRPLAEAMNESSASVPSDQDEFALAGLTPLAASHVNVSMVAESPVNFECKLTQLIQLQDAQGHPIDSWLVLGEAVAIHIDEALLENGIYQTAKAQPILRAGGPSAYYGISEELRFDLVRPDARRS
- a CDS encoding HAL/PAL/TAL family ammonia-lyase; protein product: MTVVWGDSPLTWQELVQVARHNAELSLSVSAWQRIAQGRAIVDEIVASGQIAYGINTGLGALCNITLPEEQLSQLSRNTLLSHACGVGQVLTREQARAILCAAIANYSHGKSGVSVALVQHLLALLNQQITPQVPAQGSVGYLSHMAHIGLALIGVGEVEYQNQMMPAAQALTLAGLQPYRPGAKEGLSLVNGTPCMTGLSCLALDDAARLLDWADVTGAMSFEALRGQLVAFDAEVIALKASPGMQRSGQRLRQLLSDSPLLAASVGIRTQDALSLRSMPQVHGASRDQFDHAARQITIELNACTDNPLVLGTADSWRVVSQANPHGESVAMAADLLAIAMAEVGSIAERRLDRLVNPLVSGLPAFLVAQPGVNSGMMIAQYVAASLCAENRQLAQPAVLDNYVTSGLQEDHLSLGTGAALKLLKLLGNVWQILAIEYLLAAQALDFHGEDQLAQGTAQALRRLRTVVANWQEDRWLAPEIARAVEVLKSYHPR
- a CDS encoding HlyD family secretion protein, encoding MTLLVVAVAIWLAIALWRAYVLAPWTRDGRVSAQVIRIAPEVSGTVQTVPVADNQFVARGTTLFVIDPLRFQLAVAQAEAQLREANATLQQKRDEAQRRRQMAALMAAEEVQRAREALLVAEAQQQQAIAALALSQLNLQRATVRAPVDGYVTHLRLQAGDYAVAGTPDVALVDAHSFWVTGYFEETKLHAMHIGDRVDIHLMGDSQTLSGRVASFGHGISDTNQQVDEQGLPGVEATFSWIRLAQRIPVRIELEALPQDKLLTAGMSCSIAVAGNTRARGRLTALLARWL
- a CDS encoding ABC transporter ATP-binding protein, whose protein sequence is MHHTSPVTLSATDIHKSFGAMEVLKGISLQAHQGDVISILGASGSGKSTLLRCINLLETPDAGVVSVGGETIEMKRHARGHQLAANPKQIERLRSRLGMVFQSFNLWSHMTVLQNVIEGPHYVLKRDKKSCIAQAEQLLDRVGLLNRKDFYPAQLSGGQQQRVAIARALAMDPEVMLFDEPTSALDPELVGEVLKVMRSLAEEGRTMLVVTHEMGFARNVSNRVVFMHQGTIDCQGAPEEMFGEQGSPRFKQFISSHHGVEQPA
- the rlmF gene encoding 23S rRNA (adenine(1618)-N(6))-methyltransferase RlmF; amino-acid sequence: MNKPAATSPFHPRNRHQGRYDFAALTAAHPPLAVKVRPNGYGELSVDFADPEAVMLLNQALLKLFYNLNWQLPAGYLTPPVPGRADYVHALADLLASDNGGVIPRDLDVMDIGCGANCIYPLIGNAEYGWRFTGTDITAEAITAAGQIVASNPGLQRGVRLRRQKDAAAIFAGVVHKNERYHAVLCNPPFHSSAQEAATVGQRKTRNLGLGKNAPLNFGGHHSELWCDGGERKFVGQMIDESVAHSDNIVWFTSLVSRKENLPALRDQLRDLDAYEVRIIEMAQGQKQSRFIAWTFQPPATRAKRLKR
- a CDS encoding LysR family transcriptional regulator, which encodes MKHPDLNLLIALDILLEEGSVAAAARRMNLSAPAMSRTLGRIRDTLGDPVFVQAGRKLVPTPRALALREQVRAAVEQATQVLTQGENVPLVGLDRRFNVRANDTFTGFYSGRLLEVMAQEMPRALLHFAPEEDDVDVELLRSGRVDLFISAARQLGPEIRVQPLFTTRFVGLARHDHPIFAGDISPEQLTRWGHISISRRGKATGPIDSALEQQGLQRQISLIVATPYSAIFALQDSNLLLPLPEHLARSAVSAGMRVRTFELPVPLETVLLTQAWHPRFQQDAAHRWLRQTIRQLCSNDG
- a CDS encoding FUSC family protein; the encoded protein is MQSRTLSFAHRFVSQCDLTTPRATYILRSLIAANLALVVAYALELDMPYSAATTVLLVLNPVQGAVLGKGKWRLIGTLVGMVVALALMAAFAQLPWLFMLAESLWLGVCVMAMSVLRHFRASGAAVAGYTIGLATLGAMQHPDLAFAHAVGRASTVAIGVVSLGLVTALFSRRTLSSKLDALLLRLTQQTATLLAMQGPPAAQHRLMSEIYSVDDLLAAARQESVTLAQHSRSIQQAMDALGEMVASGVSQPAAIWQRVADALAQGRAGLPTARHLLLDARADETQPQTHIDAMQRVVQVLSYLPYTSSSPRLVAPSFHRDWSGARRNGLRATLTLLAASLLWLGSGWPAGDIMLLIIAPYCALLSASPQPAAGAQQFLRGTLYALPMALICAFLVLPLINGLPLLLLVLSLFWLPGIYATSYPQHILSGLAYLVGFNTLTAASNPMVYDVTQFLNWSLAWLTGTALTLLAFKLMPRNPARHVQRLRARIRLNSLALLAGKAAKPLRWQQQQQHRLAQLGALLRTQPQAQDLALLQGLASLQLGREVLRLRALAIDSPWRSQIVTAQQRIARRAGNPLQAAKHAQRTARLLRGDATLAAGFSALAQLLQQHADYFSPQQGGDAHVK
- a CDS encoding ABC transporter permease, whose amino-acid sequence is MIDFAFLSDTFLKLSAALPVTLGLFISAFLCGGILAIGILSLRMSRWRVLSGFARGYILVFRGSPLMIQLFLIYYGLGQFGVIRHSFVWPFLREPFICAVLALSLCTAAYTAEILRGALLAVPAGQVEAGLACGMSRWLLLRRIIAPIMLRYALPAYSTEAILLVKSTALASLVTVWDVTGVAQQIIQRTYRTMEVFICAAAIYLILNFIIVQLYGLLERHLSAQHRAAKKPLPAVKPLAGE